The Scomber japonicus isolate fScoJap1 chromosome 9, fScoJap1.pri, whole genome shotgun sequence genome includes a region encoding these proteins:
- the LOC128364611 gene encoding pepsin A-like, whose product MMKWLVVLSALVAFSECLHRMPLIKGKSAREYLEERGMWEQVRQQFPYRPMAKFVQTGTQSMTNDADLSYYGVISIGTPPQSFTVVFDTGSSNLWVPSIWCTSPACQNHQKYDPYKSSTFVWNGEALSIYYGTGSMTGKLASDTVEVGGISVTKQVFGVSQTEAPYMTYMKADGILGLAFQSLASDNVVPVFDNMVSQGLLPQPMFSVYLSRNSQQGSEVVFGGVDPSHYTGQITWIPLTSATYWQIKMDSVTINGQTVACSGGCQAIIDTGTSLIVGPTSDINSMNSRVGASTNQYGEATVNCQNIQTMPDVTFTLNGHAFTVPASAYVSQSSYGCRTGFGSEGTQQLWILGDVFIREYHAIFDTQNQMIGLAQSV is encoded by the exons ATGATGAAGTGGCTCGTCGTCCTGTCAGCCCTTGTGGCTTTCTCCGAATGCCTCCACAG GATGCCCTTAATCAAGGGAAAGTCTGCCAGGGAAtacctggaggagagaggaatgtGGGAGCAGGTCAGGCAGCAGTTCCCATACCGACCAATGGCCAAGTTCGTCCAAACTGGTACTCAGTCAATGACCAACGATGCTGAC CTGTCCTACTATGGCGTGATCTCTATCGGTACCCCTCCTCAGTCCTTCACGGTTGTCTTTGACACCGGCTCCTCTAACCTGTGGGTCCCTTCAATCTGGTGCACCAGCCCGGCCTGTC AGAACCACCAGAAATACGACCCTTACAAGTCCTCTACCTTTGTTTGGAATGGCGAGGCTCTGTCCATCTATTACGGCACTGGCAGCATGACCGGAAAACTGGCCAGTGACACTGTTGAG GTTGGCGGCATCTCTGTGACCAAACAGGTGTTCGGCGTTAGCCAAACAGAGGCTCCATACATGACTTACATGAAGGCTGATGGTATCCTGGGACTGGCCTTCCAGTCTCTTGCTTCTGACAATGTTGTGCCTGTCTTTGACAACATGGTCAGTCAGGGACTGTTGCCTCAGCCCATGTTCTCCGTCTACTTGAGCCG CAACAGTCAGCAGGGCAGCGAGGTGGTCTTTGGTGGTGTTGACCCAAGCCACTACACTGGACAAATCACCTGGATCCCTCTGACCTCTGCTACCTACTGGCAGATTAAAATGGACAG TGTTACCATCAATGGACAGACTGTTGCCTGCTCTGGTGGCTGCCAGGCCATCATTGACACTGGCACCTCCCTGATTGTTGGCCCAACCAGCGACATCAACAGCATGAATTCCCGGGTTGGGGCTTCAACCAACCAGTATGGAGAA GCTACAGTGAACTGCCAGAACATCCAGACCATGCCTGATGTCACCTTCACTCTCAATGGCCATGCCTTCACTGTTCCTGCATCTGCCTACGTCTCTCAG AGCTCCTACGGTTGCAGGACTGGCTTTGGCTCAGAGGGCACTCAACAGCTCTGGATCCTGGGAGATGTCTTCATCAGGGAATACCATGCCATCTTTGATACTCAGAACCAGATGATTGGTCTGGCACAGTCTGTTTAA
- the LOC128364622 gene encoding pepsin A-like translates to MMKWLVVLSALVAFSECLHRMPLIKGKSAREYLEERGMWEQVRQQFPYRPMAKFVQTGTQSMTNDADLFYYGVISIGTPPQSFTVIFDTGSSNLWIPSIWCSSPACQNHQKYDPYKSSTFVWNGEALSIYYGTGSMTGKLASDTVEVGGISVTKQVFGVSETEAPFMTYMPADGILGLAFQSIASDNVVPVFYNMVSEGLVPQPMFSVYLSRNSDQGSEVVFGGVDPSHYTGQITWIPLTSASYWQIKMDSVTINGQVVACSGGCQTIIDTGTSLIVGPSSDISNMNSRVGASTNQYGEATVNCQNIQTMPDITFTLNGHAFTVPASAYVSQSSSVCKTGFSQEGTDQLWILGDVFIREYYAVFDTQNKMVGLAQSV, encoded by the exons ATGATGAAGTGGCTCGTGGTCCTGTCAGCCCTTGTGGCTTTCTCCGAATGCCTCCACAG GATGCCCCTGATCAAGGGAAAGTCTGCCAGGGAAtacctggaggagagaggaatgtGGGAGCAGGTCAGGCAGCAGTTCCCATACCGTCCAATGGCCAAGTTCGTCCAAACTGGTACTCAGTCAATGACCAACGATGCTGAC CTGTTCTACTATGGCGTGATCTCTATCGGTACCCCTCCTCAGTCCTTCACGGTTATCTTTGACACCGGCTCCTCTAACCTGTGGATCCCTTCAATCTGGTGCTCCAGCCCGGCCTGTC AGAACCACCAGAAATACGACCCTTACAAGTCCTCTACCTTTGTTTGGAATGGCGAGGCTCTGTCCATCTATTACGGCACTGGCAGCATGACCGGAAAACTGGCCAGTGACACTGTTGAG GTTGGTGGAATCTCTGTGACCAAACAGGTGTTCGGCGTTAGTGAAACAGAGGCTCCATTCATGACTTACATGCCAGCTGATGGTATCCTGGGACTGGCCTTCCAGTCTATTGCCTCTGATAATGTTGTGCCTGTCTTTTACAACATGGTCAGTGAGGGACTTGTGCCTCAGCCCATGTTCTCCGTCTACCTGAGCCG CAACAGTGATCAGGGTAGCGAGGTGGTCTTTGGTGGTGTTGACCCAAGCCACTACACTGGACAAATCACCTGGATCCCTCTGACCTCTGCTTCCTACTGGCAGATTAAAATGGACAG tgTTACCATCAATGGACAGGTTGTTGCCTGCTCTGGTGGCTGCCAGACCATCATTGACACTGGCACCTCCCTGATTGTTGGCCCTAGCAGCGACATCAGCAACATGAATTCCCGGGTTGGAGCCTCAACCAACCAGTATGGAGAA GCTACAGTGAACTGCCAGAACATCCAGACCATGCCTGATATCACCTTCACTCTCAATGGTCATGCCTTCACCGTCCCTGCATCTGCCTATGTCTCTCAG AGCTCCTCCGTTTGCAAGACCGGCTTTAGCCAGGAGGGCACTGACCAGCTCTGGATCCTGGGAGATGTCTTCATCAGGGAATACTACGCAGTCTTTGATACTCAGAACAAGATGGTTGGTCTGGCACAGTCTGTGTAA
- the LOC128364623 gene encoding pepsin A-like: MMKWLVVLSALVAFSECLHRMPLIKGKSAREYLEERGMWEQVREQFPYRPKAKFVEKSTQSMTNDADLFYYGVVSIGTPPQSFTVIFDTGSSNLWVPSIWCTSPACQNHQKFDPYKSSTFVWNGQPLSIYYGTGSMTGSLASDTVEVGGLSVTKQVFGVSQTEAPFMTYMPADGILGLAFQSLAADNVVPVFYNMVSQGLLPQPMFSVYLSRNSDQGSEVVFGGVDYSHFTGQITWIPLTSATYWQIKMDSVTINGQVVACSGGCQAIIDTGTSLIVGPTSDISNMNSRVGASPGQYGKAIVNCQNIQTMPDITFTLNGHAFSVPASAYVTQSSSSCWTGFAPEGTDQLWILGDVFIREYYTIFDTQVQSIGLAQSV, encoded by the exons ATGATGAAGTGGCTCGTGGTCCTGTCAGCCCTTGTGGCTTTCTCCGAATGCCTCCACAG GATGCCCCTGATCAAGGGAAAGTCTGCCAGGGAAtacctggaggagagaggaatgtGGGAGCAGGTCAGGGAGCAGTTCCCATACCGTCCAAAGGCCAAGTTCGTCGAGAAGAGTACTCAGTCAATGACCAACGATGCTGAC CTGTTCTACTATGGCGTGGTCTCTATTGGTACCCCTCCTCAGTCCTTCACGGTTATCTTTGACACCGGCTCCTCTAACCTGTGGGTCCCTTCAATCTGGTGCACCAGCCCGGCCTGTC AGAACCACCAGAAATTCGACCCTTACAAGTCCTCTACCTTTGTTTGGAATGGCCAGCCTCTGTCCATCTATTACGGCACTGGCAGCATGACCGGAAGTCTGGCCAGTGACACTGTCGAG GTTGGTGGTCTGTCTGTGACCAAACAGGTGTTCGGCGTTAGCCAAACAGAGGCTCCATTCATGACTTACATGCCAGCTGATGGTATCCTGGGACTGGCCTTCCAGTCTCTTGCTGCTGACAATGTTGTGCCTGTCTTTTACAACATGGTCAGTCAGGGACTGTTGCCTCAGCCCATGTTCTCCGTCTACCTGAGCCG CAACAGTGATCAGGGCAGCGAGGTGGTCTTTGGAGGTGTTGACTATAGCCACTTCACTGGCCAAATCACCTGGATCCCTCTGACCTCTGCTACCTACTGGCAGATTAAAATGGACAG tgTTACCATCAATGGACAGGTTGTTGCCTGCTCTGGTGGCTGCCAGGCCATCATTGACACTGGCACCTCCCTGATTGTTGGCCCAACCAGTGACATCAGCAACATGAATTCCCGGGTTGGAGCTTCACCCGGCCAGTATGGAAAA GCTATAGTGAACTGCCAGAACATCCAGACTATGCCTGATATCACCTTCACTCTCAATGGTCATGCCTTCTCCGTCCCTGCATCTGCCTACGTCACTCAG AGCTCCTCCAGTTGCTGGACTGGCTTTGCCCCGGAGGGCACTGACCAGCTCTGGATCCTGGGAGATGTCTTCATCAGGGAATACTACACCATCTTTGATACTCAGGTCCAGAGTATTGGTCTGGCACAGTCTGTGTAA